From the genome of Flavobacterium ovatum, one region includes:
- a CDS encoding MGMT family protein — protein MSESPDNFFERVYAVARQIPFGRVTSYGAIAKALGTARSARMVGWAMNASHNKDDVPAHRVVNRKGLLTGKFHFDGTNLMQQLLENEGIKVVDNQIIDFEKHFWQPEVS, from the coding sequence ATGAGTGAATCCCCTGATAATTTCTTTGAACGCGTTTATGCTGTTGCTCGCCAAATTCCTTTTGGTCGGGTAACTTCTTATGGTGCCATTGCCAAAGCGTTGGGAACAGCACGCTCTGCGAGAATGGTAGGTTGGGCTATGAATGCATCGCATAATAAAGATGATGTTCCTGCGCATAGAGTTGTAAATAGAAAAGGACTTCTCACAGGGAAATTCCATTTTGACGGAACCAATCTCATGCAGCAACTCTTAGAAAACGAAGGAATCAAAGTCGTTGACAATCAAATAATAGATTTCGAAAAACACTTTTGGCAACCAGAAGTCAGTTAA
- a CDS encoding T9SS type A sorting domain-containing protein → MKLNVMRYLILLFYSSFYGQQLHHQMLSSQGSTTTLSNGMIVKQTIGQQTVSGTSKKEYVVLQGFQQGYWSKLISSSINKNNIIVRTYPNPFVDLVHLQLSKKIDEEVTVSIFDTSGHLIFQVKKKPIDMIVTLNLDFLPGSVFLVRLDNSQLNYFTKILKAQ, encoded by the coding sequence ATGAAACTAAATGTTATGCGATATCTTATTTTACTTTTTTACTCTAGTTTTTATGGTCAACAACTGCATCACCAGATGCTATCATCACAAGGAAGCACTACAACTCTATCCAACGGAATGATAGTTAAACAGACCATAGGCCAACAAACAGTTTCAGGAACTTCAAAAAAGGAGTACGTAGTATTACAAGGGTTCCAACAGGGGTATTGGTCAAAACTAATTTCATCATCAATTAATAAAAACAACATAATAGTTAGAACATATCCCAATCCATTTGTGGATTTAGTTCATCTACAACTATCAAAAAAAATTGATGAGGAAGTGACCGTCAGTATTTTTGACACTAGTGGTCATTTGATTTTCCAAGTAAAGAAAAAACCGATTGACATGATTGTTACTCTAAATTTGGATTTTTTACCCGGATCAGTTTTTCTAGTACGACTAGACAATTCACAACTTAATTATTTCACTAAAATTCTAAAAGCTCAATGA
- a CDS encoding helix-turn-helix domain-containing protein: MTGLLGFVTLVIISTQYKSNKFLNVYLLILFFLLSARFLISGFNELNPASILKNKVSDYSPFLVVIFPCVYLYFHKLIINQKRFEFVEIKHFILPVFLGLSNVFVHEPAVYLNYVYNIIFSAIALYYIYCSYNELKNGIWITETKISVFEKQYVLLKNWTFLIFIICILSVVRLLVCLYVDLFLGIQSYGSNYLWVTAIFSCILFFKVLLTPEILFGYHLLNDKLNEKRTAEFVFGEFWIVSNEIKIDNIQDSKLKQKVEEQLSLYIRDMEAIAFNQNWFRDSSISLGDFSSKLGVPKSHITYVFKYHSKISFIDFKKMVRIYDSVRLIEKDYLKSNTLDSLAKEVGFSSYNPFFTSFKEIVGMVPQEYNKQIKQF; this comes from the coding sequence ATGACTGGATTATTAGGGTTTGTTACCTTAGTAATTATTTCTACTCAATATAAATCTAACAAGTTTCTTAACGTGTATTTACTAATATTGTTTTTCCTGCTTTCAGCACGTTTTTTGATTTCAGGTTTTAATGAATTAAATCCGGCTTCTATTTTAAAAAATAAAGTTTCAGATTACTCGCCTTTTCTGGTTGTAATATTCCCGTGCGTATATTTGTATTTTCATAAATTAATTATCAATCAAAAGAGATTTGAATTTGTGGAAATTAAACATTTTATTTTGCCTGTTTTCTTAGGGTTGTCAAATGTCTTTGTACATGAACCAGCTGTTTATTTAAATTATGTCTATAACATCATTTTTTCAGCAATTGCATTGTATTATATTTATTGCAGTTATAATGAATTAAAAAATGGAATTTGGATTACCGAAACTAAGATTAGTGTTTTTGAAAAACAATATGTACTTCTAAAGAATTGGACATTTCTTATTTTTATAATATGTATTCTGTCTGTAGTTCGATTATTGGTTTGCCTTTATGTTGATTTATTTTTAGGGATTCAATCTTATGGGAGTAATTATTTATGGGTCACAGCTATATTTTCTTGTATCTTGTTTTTCAAGGTTTTGTTAACTCCAGAAATTTTGTTTGGCTACCATTTGCTTAACGATAAATTAAATGAAAAAAGAACTGCTGAATTTGTTTTCGGAGAATTTTGGATTGTTTCTAATGAAATTAAAATTGATAACATTCAAGATTCAAAGTTGAAACAGAAGGTAGAGGAACAGTTGTCTTTATATATTCGTGATATGGAAGCTATAGCCTTTAATCAAAATTGGTTTCGAGATTCTTCCATTTCTTTAGGTGATTTTTCTTCTAAGCTTGGTGTGCCCAAAAGTCATATAACCTATGTTTTTAAATACCATTCTAAAATTAGTTTTATAGATTTTAAAAAAATGGTTAGAATTTATGATTCCGTACGTTTGATTGAGAAGGATTATTTAAAATCAAATACTTTAGATTCATTGGCTAAAGAAGTTGGCTTTTCATCTTATAATCCTTTTTTTACTAGCTTTAAAGAAATCGTTGGCATGGTCCCGCAAGAATATAATAAGCAAATCAAACAGTTTTAG